The Terriglobales bacterium genome includes a region encoding these proteins:
- a CDS encoding PLP-dependent aspartate aminotransferase family protein has translation MSRKKQDLDFTTQLVHEGERLPTPTGQPVATPIYATATFTYPSMDEMDKVFAGETQGYVYTRYGNPTVAALEKSIQKLEDGAFACAYASGMAALHAAIFACQLSPGSTVLASQDLYGATLDLLFNVFGSFGINTVTADFNKLDELREIARKAKPRVLVAETISNPLLKVCDIAACAEIAHAAGAKLIVDNTFASPYLCQPLKQGADFSVHSATKYLSGHCDVMGGLVVARDEADKLALIGIMKLVGGVLGPWDAHEILRGVKTLAVRLDRQCSNASYIAGELKNHPNISKVHYPGLIAHKDETVYRTLRQDVAGALLSIELNPNTREAAFQFMDSLQLCVRSTSLGDVFTGVLHPATASHREMAPARRQQLGISDGLVRIAIGIESAQDILADIHQALAAVEKHLGAAHAVGAKRK, from the coding sequence ATGTCCCGCAAGAAACAGGATCTGGATTTCACAACCCAACTCGTCCACGAAGGTGAGCGGTTGCCCACGCCAACCGGCCAGCCGGTCGCAACGCCGATCTACGCGACCGCGACGTTTACTTACCCTTCCATGGATGAGATGGATAAGGTCTTTGCCGGTGAAACCCAGGGATACGTCTACACCCGTTATGGGAATCCGACGGTTGCTGCGCTGGAGAAATCAATTCAGAAGCTCGAAGATGGCGCATTCGCCTGTGCCTACGCCTCGGGCATGGCCGCGCTGCATGCCGCCATTTTTGCCTGTCAACTCTCTCCCGGATCAACTGTACTGGCTTCGCAAGATCTTTACGGCGCAACCCTCGACCTGCTGTTCAACGTGTTTGGTTCTTTTGGCATCAATACGGTGACTGCTGATTTCAATAAGCTGGATGAGTTGCGCGAAATTGCCCGCAAGGCGAAGCCGCGTGTCCTGGTTGCAGAAACTATTTCGAATCCTCTGCTCAAGGTTTGCGACATCGCGGCCTGCGCTGAGATTGCGCACGCAGCCGGGGCCAAGCTGATTGTTGATAACACCTTTGCCTCTCCTTATCTGTGCCAGCCTCTCAAACAGGGTGCGGATTTTTCAGTGCACAGCGCCACTAAATATCTGAGCGGCCACTGCGACGTCATGGGCGGCCTCGTAGTTGCCCGCGACGAAGCCGACAAGCTCGCGCTCATAGGAATCATGAAGCTGGTGGGTGGAGTGCTAGGCCCATGGGACGCACATGAGATTTTGCGTGGCGTGAAGACGCTGGCGGTGCGTCTTGACCGGCAGTGTAGCAATGCAAGCTACATCGCCGGCGAACTCAAAAACCATCCCAACATCTCCAAAGTTCACTATCCCGGATTAATTGCTCACAAAGACGAAACTGTCTATCGCACCCTGCGTCAGGATGTTGCCGGCGCACTGCTCTCGATTGAACTCAATCCGAATACGCGCGAGGCGGCCTTTCAGTTTATGGATTCACTTCAGCTCTGCGTACGCTCCACCAGCCTGGGAGACGTGTTCACAGGCGTGCTGCATCCGGCGACGGCTTCGCACCGTGAGATGGCGCCCGCGCGGCGGCAGCAGCTTGGCATCAGCGATGGCCTGGTGCGCATTGCGATCGGAATCGAAAGCGCGCAAGACATTCTTGCAGATATCCATCAGGCATTGGCGGCCGTGGAGAAACACCTCGGCGCGGCTCACGCGGTTGGAGCAAAAAGGAAATGA
- a CDS encoding M67 family metallopeptidase produces the protein MIRMREQHINQIRGLGEKEYPYECCGLLLGHFEDDERKRLVELFPISNAREEEARRKRFLIEPAELLRGERYAREHQLDVIGFYHSHPEDSGVPSQYDLDHAWPVYSYVIVSVLSGKAVNLFSWEMQEDRSKFNAEEVVKEN, from the coding sequence ATGATCCGTATGCGGGAGCAGCATATCAACCAAATTCGCGGCCTGGGTGAAAAGGAGTATCCGTATGAATGCTGCGGGCTCTTGCTCGGACATTTCGAGGATGATGAGCGCAAGCGACTGGTTGAACTCTTCCCTATTTCCAATGCCCGCGAGGAAGAGGCCCGGCGCAAGCGCTTTTTGATTGAACCAGCCGAGCTATTGCGCGGTGAACGCTATGCGCGTGAACATCAACTGGATGTCATCGGCTTCTATCATTCGCATCCGGAAGATTCCGGCGTTCCCTCGCAATATGATCTCGACCATGCCTGGCCGGTCTATTCCTATGTGATTGTTTCCGTGCTTAGCGGCAAGGCGGTCAATCTTTTTTCCTGGGAGATGCAGGAAGACCGCTCGAAGTTCAATGCGGAAGAAGTTGTGAAAGAGAATTAA
- a CDS encoding homoserine O-acetyltransferase, translated as MSISKGEEMSTLPKPTVEDSYTMAHFPLASGEALRPLTLRYALYGKLNQARDNAILVCHALSGSAQVADWWPGVVGPGCSIDTERYCIIGVNVIGSCYGSTGPSSLNPETGKPYGGNFPLITIRDMVRAQAQLLREQLGVEHLHTVIGGSLGGMQALQWAADYPESVQRCIAIGATPLSAMGLALNHLQRYAIQSDPNWKQGEYAADGGPAAGLSLARAIAMCSYKSAQLFDERFARRPNERGGEDPHRSLAERFDVAGYLDYQGKIFVDRFDANTYLALSKAMDTFDFAIGYSSEEASFRRIRARVLLVGISSDWLFPPKDVCDLSRRMLSAGVSTRYLELSSGHGHDAFLAEPDAVRAIIGPEIETPIGQRSVPTPEFLRIISQLRGSSECT; from the coding sequence ATGTCCATCAGCAAAGGAGAGGAGATGAGCACGCTGCCCAAACCTACCGTAGAAGACAGCTATACGATGGCTCATTTTCCGCTGGCGTCGGGGGAGGCTTTGCGGCCCCTGACGTTGCGTTACGCGCTCTACGGAAAGCTGAATCAGGCGCGCGATAACGCCATCCTGGTGTGCCATGCACTCTCCGGCTCAGCGCAGGTCGCCGACTGGTGGCCCGGTGTAGTTGGCCCGGGCTGTTCGATTGATACGGAACGCTATTGCATTATCGGCGTGAACGTCATCGGATCATGTTACGGCTCGACCGGTCCCTCTTCCCTGAACCCGGAAACCGGCAAACCTTATGGCGGCAATTTTCCCCTGATTACGATCCGCGATATGGTTCGGGCACAGGCTCAGTTGCTGCGCGAGCAGTTGGGCGTTGAACATCTTCATACCGTCATTGGCGGTTCGCTGGGCGGCATGCAGGCATTGCAATGGGCAGCGGACTACCCTGAATCGGTCCAGCGGTGCATTGCCATCGGCGCTACGCCTCTTTCTGCCATGGGGCTGGCTCTCAATCACTTGCAGCGGTATGCGATTCAATCTGACCCGAACTGGAAGCAGGGCGAATACGCGGCAGATGGCGGTCCGGCTGCAGGATTGAGTCTGGCCCGCGCCATCGCTATGTGCTCCTACAAATCAGCGCAGTTATTTGACGAGCGCTTTGCGCGGCGTCCTAACGAGCGCGGAGGCGAGGACCCACACCGCTCTCTGGCTGAACGCTTTGACGTGGCCGGATACCTGGACTATCAGGGAAAAATATTCGTTGACCGCTTTGACGCCAATACGTATCTGGCACTCTCCAAGGCGATGGATACCTTCGATTTCGCCATAGGATACAGCTCTGAAGAGGCCTCATTCCGGCGCATTCGCGCCCGCGTGTTGCTGGTGGGCATCTCCTCAGACTGGTTATTTCCTCCTAAGGATGTGTGCGACCTTTCCCGCCGCATGCTTTCGGCTGGAGTCAGTACCCGGTATCTTGAACTCTCTTCTGGGCACGGTCATGACGCATTTCTCGCGGAGCCCGACGCCGTAAGGGCGATCATCGGCCCCGAGATCGAAACACCGATTGGGCAACGCAGCGTGCCTACTCCTGAATTTTTGCGGATAATTTCTCAGCTCAGAGGCTCCTCTGAGTGCACTTAG
- a CDS encoding TetR/AcrR family transcriptional regulator translates to MQLECAFPFTQTMDSDSTNEKMAAPASAPAGSEKRADKYQRILEAAVEVIAEHGFFNARVSDIAQRAGVADGTIYLYFKSKDQILMAAISNAFGAFLELARTEVKSAADPRDRLRRLALLHLTSLGSNRNLAIVFQTELRQSARFLAQFSQHQLKQYFDLIREVVREGQEKGVFRGDLSDKIVANCFFGSLDEMVTSWLLSERDYSLPGAADAVVDVILGGVETRHSS, encoded by the coding sequence TTGCAATTAGAGTGTGCATTTCCCTTTACCCAAACCATGGATAGCGACTCTACCAACGAAAAAATGGCGGCCCCGGCCTCTGCTCCAGCCGGCAGTGAAAAGCGCGCCGATAAGTACCAGCGCATTTTGGAGGCTGCGGTTGAGGTCATTGCCGAACATGGCTTTTTTAATGCGCGGGTCTCCGACATCGCCCAGCGCGCCGGAGTGGCCGATGGCACGATTTATCTGTATTTCAAAAGCAAAGACCAGATCCTGATGGCCGCCATCTCCAACGCCTTCGGGGCGTTCCTTGAGCTGGCGCGCACTGAGGTCAAGAGCGCGGCAGACCCGCGTGACCGGCTGCGGCGGCTGGCTTTGTTGCATCTAACATCGTTGGGATCGAACCGGAACCTGGCCATTGTCTTTCAGACCGAGCTGCGCCAAAGTGCGCGCTTCCTGGCGCAGTTTTCGCAGCACCAGTTAAAGCAGTATTTTGACCTGATCCGCGAAGTGGTGCGCGAAGGACAGGAAAAGGGGGTCTTCCGCGGCGACCTCTCCGATAAAATCGTGGCCAATTGCTTTTTCGGTTCGCTTGACGAGATGGTAACTTCCTGGTTGCTCAGTGAACGGGACTATTCACTACCCGGCGCCGCCGATGCTGTGGTAGATGTTATCTTGGGTGGAGTGGAAACCCGGCATTCTTCATGA
- a CDS encoding long-chain fatty acid--CoA ligase, which produces MKLETLNDIFFNSVARNLPRVMTFKQGGQWINISSQELYRQVAGVARSLQAWGLGKGDHVAILSENRPEWPIADFACLLLGIVDVPIYATLPADQIVYLLNNSEARAIFVSTKEQLQKVLQIRAQTRIEKIVLMEDSEHSEAIPFRSLIANAPPERDPALDAIGEAIKPDDLATIIYTSGTTGTPKGAMLTHGNIASNISFSLRDFGSNPCDLSISYLPLSHITARHLDYYCLYSGVTLAYCPHLEDLPQTLMETRPTILVSVPRVYEKVYNKVMQETRSGIKRSIYEWAIRVGRAHRDEILAGRIPSSWEWKVANVLLFSKIYKGFGGQTRAFISGGAPLGIDLATWFADMGIVILQGYGLTETSPVIAINTPQANRLGTVGKRLPNVEIKIAEDGELLVRGPNVFHGYWKLPEESQNAFVDGWFKTGDIAALDSDGFLSITDRKKDLIKTSGGKFIAPQPLENQLKSNPLVSQAAIIGDRRKFPAVIIAPQFPVLEDWARENNVSFSSHAQLITNPKVQELYQGIIEGLNAKLAQFEKLKKVLLVPDEFSIATGELTPSMKLKRRFVEQKYKAQIDDLYTKSDAGVTV; this is translated from the coding sequence ATGAAGCTCGAAACGCTCAACGACATATTTTTCAACTCTGTGGCGCGCAACCTGCCTCGTGTCATGACCTTTAAACAAGGCGGGCAATGGATCAATATCTCATCCCAGGAGTTGTACCGCCAGGTGGCAGGTGTAGCGCGCTCGTTGCAGGCCTGGGGGCTGGGTAAAGGCGACCACGTTGCCATCCTGAGTGAGAACCGCCCGGAGTGGCCGATTGCTGATTTCGCCTGCCTGCTGCTGGGCATCGTGGATGTCCCGATTTATGCCACGCTGCCCGCCGATCAGATTGTTTATCTCTTAAACAATTCAGAGGCGCGTGCGATTTTTGTCTCCACCAAGGAGCAGCTACAGAAGGTCCTGCAAATTCGCGCGCAGACCAGGATTGAAAAAATCGTGTTGATGGAAGACAGCGAACATAGCGAAGCTATTCCGTTTCGCAGCTTGATCGCCAACGCGCCGCCGGAAAGAGACCCAGCCCTTGACGCTATCGGCGAGGCCATCAAGCCCGATGATCTGGCGACCATCATTTATACATCCGGGACTACCGGCACGCCCAAAGGCGCCATGCTCACGCACGGCAATATCGCTTCGAATATCAGCTTTTCTCTGCGTGACTTCGGGTCGAACCCGTGCGACCTTTCCATCTCTTATCTTCCTCTTTCACACATCACCGCGCGCCATCTCGACTACTACTGCTTATACAGTGGAGTAACGCTGGCGTATTGTCCCCATCTCGAAGATTTGCCGCAGACCCTGATGGAAACGCGTCCAACCATTTTGGTCAGCGTTCCGCGCGTGTATGAGAAGGTCTATAACAAAGTCATGCAGGAAACCAGGAGTGGAATCAAGCGCTCGATCTATGAATGGGCGATACGGGTGGGACGGGCACATCGTGATGAAATTCTGGCTGGCCGAATCCCTTCCTCCTGGGAGTGGAAAGTGGCGAACGTGTTGTTATTCTCGAAAATCTATAAAGGCTTCGGCGGGCAGACACGCGCATTCATCTCCGGAGGCGCGCCGCTGGGAATAGATCTGGCCACATGGTTTGCCGATATGGGAATCGTAATTCTTCAGGGATACGGCCTCACGGAAACTTCTCCTGTGATTGCGATCAATACACCTCAAGCCAACCGCCTGGGCACAGTGGGCAAGAGGTTGCCCAACGTGGAAATCAAGATCGCCGAAGATGGTGAGTTGCTGGTGCGCGGCCCCAACGTCTTTCACGGTTATTGGAAGCTGCCGGAAGAATCACAAAATGCTTTTGTGGATGGCTGGTTCAAGACCGGCGACATTGCGGCTTTGGATTCCGATGGCTTCCTCAGCATCACCGACCGGAAGAAAGACCTGATTAAAACCTCCGGAGGCAAATTCATTGCTCCGCAACCGCTGGAAAACCAGCTCAAGTCGAACCCCCTGGTCTCGCAGGCCGCCATCATTGGCGACCGCCGCAAGTTTCCCGCTGTCATCATCGCGCCCCAATTCCCTGTGCTGGAAGATTGGGCGCGGGAAAATAATGTTTCTTTCTCTTCGCACGCCCAGCTCATCACCAACCCTAAAGTACAGGAGCTCTACCAGGGCATTATCGAAGGACTCAATGCAAAGTTGGCCCAATTTGAAAAACTAAAGAAAGTTTTACTGGTGCCCGATGAGTTTTCCATCGCCACCGGCGAGTTGACTCCCAGCATGAAGCTTAAACGCCGCTTCGTGGAACAAAAATACAAGGCGCAAATTGATGACCTCTACACCAAATCAGATGCCGGAGTGACGGTTTAG
- a CDS encoding nucleotide sugar dehydrogenase encodes MSSSIKIDSLAAALQQKIESRTARIGIIGLGYVGLPLALLFSDERFPVTGFDVDNLKVKALNQGESYIYHIPATQIQSAQTRGFRATDQYSHLAEMDAIIICVPTPLNEYREPDLSYIQATADAIAPHLRAGQLVVLESTTYPGTTEEILVATLEKKNQRGLKAARADAPLEDRFFAAFSPEREDPGNQSVARRDIPKVVGGLEQNASELTALLYKTIFNRTVKVSSPAAAEMTKLLENIYRCVNIALVNELKLLCLRMGIDIWEVIEAAATKPFGFQPFYPGPGLGGHCIPIDPFYLSWKAKEYDFQTRFIELAGEINTIMPYHVVSAVSTALNREKKALNGSRILVLGVAYKKDVDDLRESPALTIIELLRAQGAEVSYHDPYFPSIGKGRHYDLQMQCAPLRDLGQYDCVLVVTDHSDYDYPGIVNEAKLVVDSRNATRGIISSKIVRC; translated from the coding sequence ATGTCTTCTTCTATCAAGATCGACTCCCTGGCTGCGGCCCTGCAACAGAAAATTGAGAGTCGCACTGCGCGCATTGGAATCATTGGACTCGGCTACGTAGGCTTGCCACTGGCCCTCTTGTTCAGCGATGAGCGCTTCCCGGTCACCGGTTTTGACGTTGACAACTTGAAGGTCAAGGCCCTCAACCAGGGTGAGTCGTACATCTATCACATTCCTGCCACCCAGATTCAATCGGCCCAGACCCGCGGCTTTCGCGCCACCGATCAGTATTCACACCTGGCAGAGATGGACGCCATCATCATCTGCGTCCCAACTCCGTTGAACGAGTACCGCGAACCGGACCTCAGTTACATCCAGGCCACGGCGGATGCTATTGCGCCGCACCTGCGCGCCGGACAACTTGTCGTCCTCGAAAGCACAACGTATCCGGGAACGACGGAAGAAATTCTGGTAGCTACGCTGGAAAAGAAAAATCAACGCGGGCTCAAAGCCGCGCGCGCGGATGCACCTCTCGAGGACCGCTTCTTTGCGGCGTTCTCGCCCGAGCGTGAAGATCCAGGAAACCAGAGCGTGGCCCGGCGTGATATCCCCAAGGTCGTGGGAGGGCTGGAGCAAAACGCCAGCGAATTAACTGCGCTTCTTTATAAGACAATCTTCAACCGCACGGTGAAGGTCTCTTCGCCGGCAGCGGCTGAGATGACCAAGCTGCTGGAGAACATCTACCGCTGCGTGAACATCGCCCTGGTCAATGAACTCAAGCTGCTGTGCCTGCGCATGGGCATCGATATCTGGGAGGTCATTGAGGCTGCCGCCACGAAGCCTTTTGGATTTCAGCCCTTCTATCCCGGACCGGGCCTGGGAGGGCACTGTATTCCCATAGATCCGTTTTATCTTTCCTGGAAGGCCAAAGAGTATGACTTTCAAACCCGCTTCATCGAGCTGGCGGGCGAAATCAATACCATCATGCCCTACCACGTGGTAAGCGCCGTAAGCACCGCGCTTAACCGCGAAAAGAAAGCGCTGAATGGCTCGCGCATCCTGGTCCTGGGCGTGGCTTACAAGAAAGATGTGGACGACCTCCGCGAATCCCCTGCCCTGACCATTATTGAGCTGCTGCGTGCGCAGGGCGCTGAAGTGAGCTACCACGACCCATACTTTCCCTCCATTGGCAAAGGCCGGCACTATGATCTGCAGATGCAGTGCGCCCCCCTTCGCGACCTCGGCCAATACGATTGCGTCCTTGTGGTAACCGACCACTCCGACTACGATTACCCTGGCATCGTGAATGAGGCCAAGCTCGTGGTGGATAGCCGTAACGCAACGCGTGGAATCATTTCATCCAAGATCGTGCGCTGCTAA
- a CDS encoding SpoIIE family protein phosphatase: MQKTTTPRAIKPPLIQYVLLAIICVMAVLYHVRLAQDILHGERVNVPFLLPQAASAALAYAAPGAVGLHSGDILVAINGRPYTGTAVLVEESAKTQPGTSLAITVRSPGPGAPGERTVQVPVTWGKPRAAFLGIDVVVGFVMPIFCLLLGIWVAAARPRDPLAWLLLALMLSLPQVFELATIAGWGPGIRELAMAYHAVLAGAWPIFMYLFGLYFPEPFPPAPRWSFRNLVWKIWLWIGVVPLAIFGLAGGTIVRIGEMTNYQLVAPIYHLALPIGPYLQVMAYILVTIFFVAIGAKSSLAISADAKRRLRLLYLGSALAMTPALLATIITVIEKKAQSDIFSGWLLVFIVTMLALFPLTLAYVIVVQRAMDVRMVLRQGLQYALAKTGLRVLQMAGTLMIAIVIYLITRKNQNQTMTSIALSVIAFFAIRRIRRVGEKLRLWLDRRFFREAYNAEQILTELSEQVRSMLEPRSLLEKVATQIAETLHVRNIAVLLSGSEIYQPAYALGFPSIPQVAFLASTATVKHMRENREPARIYLEDHSSWIYSEPQATEEERGKLAELGSELLLPLLVRDKLLGFISLGPKRSEEPYSGNDVRLLKSVAAQTGLALENANLMQTIADEVAQRERMNREVEIAREVQERLFPQKLPAIKGLDYAGHCRPALGVGGDYYDFLSLPEGHLGVAIGDVSGKGIAAALMMASLQASLRGEAARAPKDLAAVIANINRLVYETSSAHRYATFFYGQYDPVTHRFDYVNAGHNPPLLLRSWNEKWEISRLDVGGTVVGLLESFPYQQGQVTLAPDDVLVAFTDGISEAMNSNEEEWGEKNLIATIECNSNSKLPAAELLKCILQAADAFVAGAQQHDDMTLVVLRVLR; encoded by the coding sequence ATGCAGAAGACCACAACTCCTCGCGCAATCAAACCGCCGTTGATCCAATATGTGTTGCTGGCGATCATTTGTGTAATGGCAGTGCTTTATCACGTGCGCCTCGCCCAAGACATCCTGCACGGAGAGAGAGTTAACGTTCCCTTCCTGCTTCCTCAGGCCGCCAGCGCTGCCCTGGCCTATGCGGCGCCGGGCGCAGTTGGGTTGCACAGCGGCGACATTCTGGTGGCCATCAACGGACGTCCTTATACAGGAACCGCAGTCTTGGTCGAAGAATCCGCCAAGACACAACCCGGAACTTCACTGGCAATAACGGTCCGATCACCGGGGCCGGGCGCTCCCGGAGAACGTACCGTGCAAGTTCCTGTCACCTGGGGCAAGCCCCGCGCTGCCTTCTTGGGGATCGACGTGGTGGTTGGCTTTGTTATGCCCATCTTCTGTCTTCTGCTGGGAATCTGGGTGGCGGCGGCGCGGCCCAGAGACCCGCTGGCCTGGCTCCTGTTGGCACTCATGCTTAGCCTCCCCCAGGTCTTCGAACTAGCTACAATCGCCGGTTGGGGGCCGGGGATCCGTGAGTTGGCCATGGCCTATCATGCCGTACTGGCAGGCGCCTGGCCGATTTTCATGTATCTCTTTGGACTGTATTTTCCCGAGCCCTTTCCTCCTGCTCCTCGCTGGAGTTTCAGGAACCTGGTCTGGAAGATTTGGCTCTGGATTGGAGTGGTTCCACTCGCGATTTTCGGCTTGGCGGGCGGGACCATCGTCCGAATCGGTGAAATGACCAACTACCAGCTGGTTGCCCCCATCTACCACCTGGCGCTTCCCATCGGTCCATACCTGCAGGTGATGGCCTACATTCTGGTCACCATTTTTTTCGTCGCCATCGGCGCGAAATCCAGCCTGGCGATTTCCGCCGACGCCAAGCGCCGCTTGCGGCTGCTATATCTTGGCAGCGCGCTGGCCATGACTCCTGCGTTGTTGGCTACGATCATAACCGTCATTGAAAAAAAAGCGCAATCTGACATCTTCTCGGGTTGGTTGCTGGTTTTTATCGTCACCATGCTGGCTCTGTTCCCTTTGACCCTGGCCTACGTGATCGTGGTGCAGCGCGCCATGGATGTGCGCATGGTGCTGCGCCAGGGCTTGCAGTATGCGCTGGCGAAAACCGGATTGCGGGTGTTACAGATGGCAGGTACGCTGATGATCGCCATCGTTATCTACCTGATCACCAGGAAAAACCAGAACCAGACGATGACGAGCATTGCGCTGTCAGTTATCGCGTTCTTTGCAATTCGCCGGATTCGACGTGTCGGGGAAAAATTGCGCTTATGGCTCGATCGCCGTTTTTTCCGTGAGGCCTATAACGCTGAACAGATATTGACAGAGTTGAGTGAACAGGTTCGCAGCATGCTGGAGCCACGTTCGCTGCTGGAAAAAGTGGCCACCCAGATCGCCGAGACTTTGCACGTACGCAACATCGCGGTCTTGTTGAGCGGCAGCGAAATTTACCAGCCCGCCTATGCCCTGGGATTTCCCTCCATTCCCCAGGTTGCCTTTCTCGCCTCGACCGCCACGGTCAAGCACATGCGCGAAAACCGGGAGCCGGCGCGCATCTACCTGGAAGACCATAGCTCCTGGATCTACAGTGAACCGCAGGCAACCGAAGAGGAACGTGGCAAGCTGGCTGAGCTGGGCTCGGAATTGCTGCTCCCCCTCCTGGTTCGCGACAAACTTCTCGGATTCATCAGCCTGGGACCTAAACGCTCTGAAGAACCGTATTCCGGCAACGACGTGCGTTTGCTCAAGTCGGTCGCGGCGCAGACCGGGCTGGCGCTTGAAAATGCGAACCTGATGCAGACCATTGCCGACGAGGTAGCACAGCGCGAGCGCATGAATCGCGAGGTGGAAATTGCCCGCGAGGTGCAAGAGCGGCTCTTCCCGCAGAAACTTCCGGCCATCAAAGGACTCGATTATGCCGGCCACTGCCGTCCCGCGCTGGGAGTCGGCGGAGACTATTACGATTTTCTCTCGCTTCCCGAAGGGCACCTCGGCGTAGCCATCGGCGACGTTTCTGGAAAAGGCATTGCCGCTGCCCTGATGATGGCCAGCTTGCAAGCCTCTTTGCGCGGCGAAGCCGCGCGCGCGCCCAAAGACCTGGCCGCCGTGATTGCCAATATCAACCGGCTTGTCTATGAGACTTCTTCGGCGCATCGCTATGCCACATTCTTCTATGGCCAATACGATCCGGTGACTCACCGGTTTGACTACGTCAATGCCGGCCACAATCCCCCCCTGCTTTTGCGCTCCTGGAACGAAAAATGGGAGATATCACGTCTGGACGTGGGCGGCACCGTGGTGGGCCTGCTGGAAAGCTTCCCCTACCAGCAAGGTCAGGTAACACTCGCCCCTGATGACGTTCTGGTTGCTTTTACCGATGGAATCAGCGAAGCGATGAACAGCAACGAAGAAGAATGGGGCGAAAAGAATCTCATTGCGACCATCGAGTGCAACTCCAACTCGAAGCTGCCGGCTGCAGAGCTGCTGAAATGCATCCTGCAAGCTGCTGATGCTTTCGTTGCCGGGGCCCAGCAACATGACGATATGACGCTCGTAGTCCTGCGCGTTCTTCGATGA
- the rho gene encoding transcription termination factor Rho, which translates to MTIAELKEKNITELTRIARSLDLPGASGMRKQDLIFKILQAQSEKEGHIFAEGVLEILPDGYGFLRSPDYNYLPGPDDIYVSPSQIRKFDLKTGDTVSGQVRPPHEGEKYFALVKIEAVNFESPDEARNKILFDNLTPLYPQERIKQETVKDNFTARVMDLLVPAGKGQRGLIVSPPRAGKTMILQNIANSITANHPEIVLIVLLIDERPEEVTDMQRSVKGEVISSTFDEPAARHVQVAEMVIEKAKRLVEHKRDVVILLDSITRLARAYNTIVPPSGKVLSGGVDSNALQRPKRFFGAARNIEEGGSLTIIATALIETGSRMDDVIFEEFKGTGNMEVILDRKLSDKRVFPAIDIQRSGTRKEELIISKEDLQRIWVLRRVLNPLSPVEAMELLIEKLNKTRSNGEFLASMNSL; encoded by the coding sequence ATGACAATAGCGGAACTGAAAGAAAAAAATATTACAGAGCTGACCCGTATCGCGCGCTCCCTCGATTTACCCGGCGCCAGCGGTATGCGCAAGCAAGACCTCATCTTCAAGATCCTCCAGGCACAGAGCGAAAAAGAAGGCCACATTTTTGCCGAGGGCGTGCTGGAAATTCTGCCCGATGGCTACGGATTTCTGCGCTCGCCGGACTACAACTATCTGCCCGGTCCAGACGATATCTACGTCTCTCCCTCGCAGATCCGCAAGTTCGACCTCAAGACCGGCGACACCGTCAGCGGCCAAGTGAGGCCGCCGCACGAAGGGGAAAAATATTTTGCCCTGGTCAAGATCGAGGCGGTCAATTTCGAATCGCCCGATGAGGCGCGCAACAAGATCCTGTTCGATAACCTGACGCCGCTCTATCCGCAGGAGCGCATCAAGCAGGAGACGGTGAAAGACAACTTCACCGCCCGCGTCATGGACCTGCTTGTGCCCGCCGGCAAGGGGCAACGTGGACTCATTGTTTCGCCTCCACGCGCCGGCAAGACCATGATCCTGCAGAACATTGCCAACTCCATTACGGCCAACCACCCGGAGATTGTGCTGATCGTGCTGCTGATTGACGAGCGTCCGGAAGAAGTCACGGACATGCAGCGCTCGGTGAAGGGCGAGGTCATATCCTCCACCTTCGACGAGCCGGCTGCCCGGCACGTGCAGGTAGCTGAGATGGTGATTGAAAAAGCCAAGCGCCTGGTGGAGCACAAACGCGATGTCGTGATCCTACTCGATTCGATCACCCGCCTGGCCCGCGCCTACAACACCATTGTTCCGCCTTCGGGTAAGGTTCTCTCCGGCGGCGTGGACTCCAACGCGCTGCAGCGCCCCAAGCGCTTCTTCGGCGCCGCCCGCAACATCGAAGAGGGCGGATCGCTGACTATCATCGCCACCGCCCTGATTGAAACCGGTTCACGCATGGATGACGTGATCTTTGAAGAGTTCAAGGGCACCGGCAACATGGAAGTCATTTTGGACCGCAAACTCTCCGACAAGCGCGTATTCCCGGCCATTGATATTCAACGCTCAGGCACACGCAAGGAAGAGCTCATTATTTCCAAAGAAGACCTGCAACGGATTTGGGTGTTGCGCAGGGTCCTCAATCCGCTCTCGCCCGTGGAAGCTATGGAATTGCTCATCGAGAAACTGAACAAGACCCGTTCGAACGGTGAATTCTTGGCGAGCATGAACTCGCTGTAG